The following are encoded in a window of Phaseolus vulgaris cultivar G19833 chromosome 3, P. vulgaris v2.0, whole genome shotgun sequence genomic DNA:
- the LOC137807877 gene encoding triose phosphate/phosphate translocator, non-green plastid, chloroplastic-like — translation MQSTLLSFSPLLSLRKPHIPLSPSIPKLKHICTSSSSFSSSSSSSFSSFPCQPSSPFSFKHVLSRPFLHARQTSVPENSSTEFSGGNSLLNILEMVSLFGFWILFNIYFNIYNKQVLKVYHYPLTVSTIQFAMGALLVAFMLGFNLYKRPKLSGAQLAAIWPLALVHTLGNIFTNMSLGKVAVSFTHTIKAMEPFFSVLLSAMFLGENPTAWVVGSLVPIVGGVVLASATEASFNWAGFWSAMASNWTNQSRNVLSKKLMVNTEESMDNITLFSIITVMSFLISAPVTLLMEGVKFTPTYLQSSGLNVNEVYIRSLLAALCYHAYQQVAYMILEKVSPVTHSVGNCVKRVVVIVSSVIFFRTPVSPINALGTCIALAGVFLYSRVRRLKPKTI, via the exons ATGCAGAGCACACTTCTTTCTTTCTCCCCTTTGCTCTCTCTCCGCAAACCTCACATCCCTCTCTCTCCTTCCATTCCCAAACTCAAGCACATTTGcacttcctcttcctctttctcttcctcttcctcttcctctttctCTTCATTCCCATGTCAACCATCTTCTCCTTTTTCTTTCAAACATGTTCTTTCTCGTCCCTTTCTCCATGCCAGACAAACCTCCGTGCCGGAGAACAGTTCCACCGAGTTCTCTGGAGGCAACAGTCTGCTCAACATTCTGGAAATGGTTTCCCTGTTTGGATTTTGGATCCTCTTCAACATCTACTTCAATATCTATAACAAACAGGTCTTGAAGGTTTACCATTACCCTTTAACCGTTAGCACGATTCAGTTTGCTATGGGGGCTCTCCTCGTAGCTTTCATGTTGGGTTTTAATCTCTACAAGAGGCCTAAACTCAGTGGCGCCCAG CTTGCAGCGATATGGCCATTGGCTCTGGTTCATACTTTAGGGAATATTTTTACTAACATGAGTCTTGGAAAGGTTGCTGTGTCTTTCACTCACACAATAAAAGCTATGGAGCCTTTTTTTTCAGTGCTCCTTTCTGCCATGTTCCTTGGAGAG AATCCTACTGCATGGGTGGTTGGTTCCCTTGTGCCTATTGTTGGTGGGGTAGTGCTAGCATCTGCTACCGAGGCCTCTTTCAATTG GGCTGGATTTTGGAGTGCAATGGCTTCCAATTGGACAAATCAGTCTCGTAATGTTCTTAGCAAAAAGCTCATGGTTAACACGGAG GAATCTATGGACAACATAACGCTCTTCTCAATAATAACTGTTATGTCCTTCTTGATATCAGCACCTGTAACTTTGTTAATGGAGGGTGTTAAATTTACCCCTACTTACCTGCAGTCTTCT GGATTAAATGTTAACGAAGTGTACATCAGGTCTCTTCTTGCTGCACTATGTTACCATGCGTATCAGCAA GTTGCTTATATGATACTGGAGAAGGTGTCACCTGTTACCCACTCTGTAGGAAATTGTGTGAAAAGGGTTGTGGTCATCGTGAGCTCAGTCATCTTCTTCCGAACTCCAGTATCACCAATTAACGCACTGG GCACTTGTATAGCTCTTGCCGGTGTTTTCCTGTATTCCAGGGTGAGGCGACTCAAGCCAAAGACAATTTAA